The following are encoded in a window of Hirundo rustica isolate bHirRus1 chromosome 23, bHirRus1.pri.v3, whole genome shotgun sequence genomic DNA:
- the ROBO3 gene encoding roundabout homolog 3, whose translation MLRYLLKTLLQMNLFADSLGAEGSNSSSLLLGINRSIAALHLPELVPGNGSNSQLEDTAPRIVEHPTDVLVSKGEPATLSCKAEGRPPPVVEWYKDGERVETDREDPRSHRTLLPGGSLFFLRILHGRRGKPDEGVYVCVARNYLGEATSRNASLEVAVLRDDFRQPPGDVVVAAGEPAVLECVPPRGHPEPSVSWKKNGVRVSDKDERLTIRGGKLMVASTHKSDAGVYVCVATNVVGERDSEPAELVVFERPAFGKRPHNQVVLVEGTAEFACEAVGDPQPAARWRKEEGEMPLGRWEVLPDNTLRISRLQVEDEGTYTCVADNSVGRSEASGTLTVHVPPQLVTGPHDQAVTPGQSVTFQCQSKGNPPPAVFWQKEGSQTLLFPGQSPVPSSRVWVSPSGALTIVSVQPSDAGHYLCQAISVAGSVLARAGLEVTGAPTEPHPSLITLLPTNRTVLPVGATVRLPCGAGAPDPTGSAGWLKDGSALVGVQPRASLLENGTLQITGLRMRDSGLYECVATSSAGETRWGISLEVQGDESDLSLPSSAPGLLPGPPSTPVVTNVTKSSVTLSWKGNEDTGASDVTSYIVEAFSQVAGGPWQTVAADVEGEIHTVTGLVPDTVYLFLVRAVNAYGLSDPSGISEPVRTRDTNPTQQELDPEQVQQELAQVAVHLKEPVVLPLGAVHLSWTVEHQAPFLQGYRVLYRQRGGRWEEAQMVWAPGERGALLTELRRGQDYEVKVRPYFHHLHGPDSAVRALRTPEAAPSAPPRAVSVAGNGTSVRISWQPPPLAEQNGVIRDYRIWCLGNESRFHINQSVEGTVLATVLQGLVPGVPYRAEVAAATSAGVGARSAPVPIHIAPLVERDAGPAGGSSLAEHLAEVARQPAFIAGVGGACWVILAAFAAWLYSRRRRKKELSHFTASFAYTPTGKPLSAAGSQYGLSLPSPPSLSTVAFPAPVRSNPRAAAGGGYPWLVDAWRGGSTASAAGCLGSAERYYNDAGITRYIAQTEQFGAGAGEGPVYSTIEVDSEELCTFPRPFSQYGTSYPGGGSQPMDAAASQVPRGRAEHGRVVGWVGAHVGARGAVPSPQPPPASLLGTGAKAKLGQAVKPPVVSWTELLPPPPSASELSQCTQEEEKEEEEEDEEEWSPPCRLGMEVWYPGEDMPCATAASSPTTSSGCRSTATLTPSPRTTEDIPRLRDFDSSLLPRRPPHGVSTPPQAPSPSVTPDAGEGHPPRARCPPGTGKTRGVTSKSRLKPKCSRYRREKQMGDLPPPPLPPPGESPGPCAEREPSGAERRVTHRPPRDELIPYSKPSCLPRGQVSGGCSTAGSASSRGSTGSRGHGSGRSRTPGDRGEGSGRCRRTGATFTCPPQEKR comes from the exons ATGCTGCGGTACCTGCTGAAGACGCTGCTGCAGATGAACCTGTTCGCCGACTCGCTGGGAGCCGAAGGCTCTAACTCCTCCTCGCTCCTGCTCGGCATCAACCGTTCCATCGCCGCGCTCCACCTGCCCGAGCTCGTCCCCGGTAACG GGTCCAACAGCCAGCTGGAGGACACGGCTCCCCGCATCGTGGAGCACCCCACGGACGTCCTGGTCTCCAAGGGGGAACCGGCCACGCTGAGCTGCAAGGCCGAGGGCCGCCCGCCCCCGGTGGTGGAGTGGTACAAGGACGGGGAGCGGGTGGAGACGGACCGGGAGGATCCCCGCTCCCACCGCACCCTCCTCCCGGGAGGATCCCTCTTCTTCCTCCGGATCCTGCACGGGAGGCGGGGAAAGCCCGACGAGGGGGTTTATGTCTGCGTGGCCAGGAATTACCTGGGGGAGGCCACCAGCAGGAATGCTTCCCTGGAGGTGGCCG TGCTGCGGGACGATTTCCGACAGCCCCCAGGGGACGTGGTGGTGGCAGCGGGAGAACCGGCCGTGCTGGAGTGCGTCCCGCCCCGCGGCCACCCCGAGCCCAGCGTCTCTTGGAAGAAAAACGGAGTCCGGGTCAGCGACAAGGACGAGCGCCTGACG ATCCGTGGTGGGAAGCTGATGGTGGCCAGCACTCACAAGAGCGATGCTGGCGTCTATGTCTGCGTGGCCACCAACGTGGTGGGGGAGAGAGACAGCGAGCCGGCCGAGCTGGTCGTCTTTG AGCGCCCAGCATTTGGCAAGAGGCCCCACAACCAGGTGGTGCTGGTGGAGGGGACGGCGGAGTTTGCCTGTGAGGCGGTGGGGGATCCGCAGCCGGCGGCGCGCTGGCGCAAGGAGGAGGGTGAAATGCCACTGGGAAG GTGGGAGGTGCTGCCAGACAACACCCTGCGGATCAGCCGGCTGCAGGTGGAGGATGAGGGCACCTACACCTGCGTGGCTGATAACAGCGTGGGCAGGTCAGAGGCATCGGGCACCCTGACTGTGCACG TGCCCCCCCAGCTTGTCACTGGGCCTCATGACCAAGCTGTCACCCCTGGCCAGAGCGTGACTTTCCAGTGCCAGAGCAAGGGAAACCCACCACCCGCTGTCTTTTGGCAGAAGGAGGGGAGCCAG ACCCTGCTGTTCCCGGGCCAGTCCCCAGTCCCTTCCAGCCGAGTTTGGGTGAGCCCCAGCGGTGCTTTGACCATCGTCAGCGTCCAGCCCAGTGATGCCGGTCACTACCTGTGCCAGGCTATCAGCGTGGCCGGCAGTGTCCTGGCCAGGGCAGGCCTGGAGGTGACAGGGG CACCCACTGAACCCCACCCATCTCTGATCACCCTGCTTCCCACTAACCGGACCGTGCTGCCAGTGGGGGCCACAGTGCGGCTGCCCTGTGGAGCAGGGGCCCCTGACCCCACAGGCAGCGCGGGGTGGCTGAAGGATGGCAGTGCCCTGGTAGGTGTCCAGCCCCGTGCCAGCCTGCTGGAGAACGGCACCCTGCAGATCACCGGCCTCCGG ATGAGAGACTCCGGGCTCTATGAGTGCGTGGCCACCAGCTCAGCGGGCGAGACACGCTGGGGCATCTCCTTGGAGGTACAAG GTGATGAATCTGAcctctccctgccttcctcTGCACCCGGTCTCCTCCCTGGGCCACCCTCTACCCCTGTGGTCACCAACGTTACCAAGAGCAGCGTCAccctgagctggaaagggaacGAGGACACTGGTGCCAGCGATGTCACCTCTTACATAGTGGAGGCTTTCAG CCAGGTGGCGGGTGGCCCGTGGCAGACAGTGGCAGCCGATGTGGAGGGTGAGATCCACACAGTGACCGGCCTTGTCCCTGACACTGTCTACCTGTTCTTGGTGCGGGCGGTCAATGCCTACGGGCTCAGTGACCCCAGCGGCATCTCGGAGCCTGTGCGCACCCGAG ACACCAACCCCACGCAGCAAGAGCTGGATCCTGAGCAGGTGCAGCAAGAGCTGGCGCAAGTGGCTGTGCACCTGAAGGAACCTGTGGTGCTGCCACTGGGCGCCGTCCACCTCTCCTGGACC GTGGAGCACCAGGCACCCTTCCTTCAGGGCTACCGGGTGCTGTACCGGCAGCGCGGCGGGCGCTGGGAGGAGGCACAGATGGTGTGGGCGCCAGGGGAGCGGGGGGCTCTGCTCACCGAGCTGCGCCGGGGCCAGGACTACGAGGTCAAGGTCCGACCCTATTTTCATCACCTCCATGGTCCCGACAGCGCTGTGCGAGCTCTGCGTACCCCTGAAGCGG CCCCCAGCGCTCCGCCACGAGCTGTCAGTGTGGCTGGGAACGGTACCAGTGTCCGCATCTCGTGGCAGCCACCACCTCTGGCAGAGCAGAATGGTGTCATCCGTGATTACCGG ATTTGGTGCTTGGGCAATGAGAGCCGCTTCCACATCAACCAGAGCGTGGAGGGGACGGTGCTGGCCACAGTGTTGCAGGGATTAGTGCCCGGGGTCCCTTACCGTGCTGAAGTTGCTGCTGCCACCAGTGCTGGCGTGGGTGCCCGCAgtgcccctgtccccatccACATCG CCCCCCTGGTGGAGCGAGACGCGGGGCCGGCAGGCGGGAGCAGCTTGGCCGAGCACTTAGCAGAGGTAGCCAGGCAGCCAGCCTTCATTGCCGGCGTTGGTGGTGCTTGCTGGGTCATTCTCGCTGCCTTTGCTGCTTGGCTCTACAGCCGCCGCCGGAGGAAGAAGGAGCTCAGCCACTTCACCG CATCCTTTGCCTACACACCCACCGGTAAGCCCCTAAGTGCTGCGGGGTCCCAGTACGGCCTCTCGCTGCCCTCACCCCCATCTCTTTCCACAGTCgccttcccagccccagtgcGCAGCAACCCCAG GGCAGCTGCCGGCGGTGGTTACCCGTGGCTGGTGGATGCGTGGCGtggtggcagcacagccagcgcTGCCGGTTGCTTGGGGTCCGCGGAGAGATACTACAACG ATGCCGGCATCACCCGTTACATCGCCCAGACGGAACAGTTTGGAGCAGGGGCTGGCGAGGGGCCGGTTTACAGCACCATCGAGGTTGACAGCGAGGAGCTCTGCACGTTCCCCCGGCCCTTCTCACAGTATGGGACCTCCTACCCTGGGGGCGGTTCCCAGCCAATGGATGCTGCAGCCTCCCAGGTGCCCCGTGGCCGGGCTGAGCACGGTAGGGTGGTCGGATGGGTGGGGGCACACGTGGGTGCTCGTGGTGCGGtgccctccccacagccccccccAGCATCCCTCCTTGGCACAGGGGCCAAAGCAAAGCTGGGGCAAGCAGTGAAACCGCCGGTGGTGAgctggacagagctgctgcccccaccaccctcagccAGTGAGCTCAGCCAGTGTacccaggaggaggagaaggaggaggaagaggaggatgaagagga GTGGTCTCCACCCTGCAGGTTGGGGATGGAGGTGTGGTACCCTGGTGAGGACAtgccctgtgccactgctgcatcctcccccaccacctcctccGGCTGCCGTTCCACCGCCACGCTGACGCCATCCCCTCGCACCACGGAGGACATCCCTCGCCTCCGCGACTTCGATagctccctcctgccccg GAGACCCCCCCATGGCGTCAGCACCCCCCCGCAGGCACCCAGTCCCTCGGTGACTCCGGATGCCGGCGAGGGCCACCCGCCCCGAGCCCGCTGCCCCCCAGGCACAG GGAAAACCCGCGGGGTGACCTCCAAAAGTCGCCTGAAGCCCAAATGCAGCCGCTACCGCCGGGAAAAGCAGATGGGAG acctgccgccgccgccgctgccgccgccagGCGAGAGCCCCGGCCCCTGTGCGGAGCGGGAGCCGAGCGGGGCTGAGCGCAGGGTCACCCACCGCCCGCCCCGCG ATGAGCTCATCCCCTACAGCAaaccctcctgcctgccccgcGGGCAGGTGTCCGGCGGCTGCTCCACCGCGGGCAGCGCCTCGTCCCGCGGCTCCACCGGCTCCCGCGGCCACGGCTCGGGGCGCAGCCGGACGCCGGGGGACCGCGGCGAAGGGAGCGGCCGCTGCCGCCGCACAGGGGCCACGTTCACCTGCCCGCCGCAGGAGAAGCGATAA